One Bombina bombina isolate aBomBom1 chromosome 5, aBomBom1.pri, whole genome shotgun sequence DNA segment encodes these proteins:
- the LOC128660176 gene encoding frizzled-8, which yields MESSYWLCLSVLAACWLHGARGAAAKELTCQEITVPLCKGIGYNHTYMPNQFNHDTQDEAGLEVHQFWPLVEIHCSPDLKFFLCSMYTPICLEDYKKPLPPCRAVCESARAGCAPLMRQYGFAWPDRMRCDRLPERQTPETLCMDYNRTTMTTVAPSLPEPPKHPSKAATNTHKAKSRVDTARNKPRAPSGCEAGCQCRAPMVQVTNERHPLYNRVKTGQIPNCAMPCHNPYFSQEERTFTTFWVGLWSVLCFASTFATVSTFLIDMERFKYPERPIIFLSACYLFVSAGYLVRLIAGHEKVACSREHDLEHIHYETTGPALCTLVFLLIYFFGMASSIWWVILSLTWFLAAGMKWGNEAIAGYSQYFHLAAWLVPSIKSIAVLALSSVDGDPVAGICYVGNQNLDNLRGFVLAPLVIYLFIGSMFLLAGFVSLFRIRSVIKQGGTKTDKLEKLMIRIGIFSVLYTVPATIVVACFFYEQHNRQGWEAAHNCNSCMPEAAQPHRPDYAVFMLKYFMCLVVGITSGVWIWSSKTLESWRAFCTRCCWGSKATGGSMYSDVSTGLTWRSGTASSVSYPKQMPLSQV from the coding sequence ATGGAGAGCAGCTACTGGCTGTGCCTCTCTGTACTGGCTGCCTGCTGGCTACACGGGGCGAGAGGTGCTGCTGCCAAGGAGCTAACGTGCCAGGAAATCACCGTGCCCCTCTGCAAGGGCATCGGCTACAACCACACCTATATGCCCAACCAGTTCAACCACGACACGCAGGACGAGGCTGGCTTAGAGGTGCACCAGTTCTGGCCACTGGTGGAGATCCACTGCTCCCCGGACCTGAAGTTCTTCTTGTGCAGCATGTACACCCCGATCTGCCTGGAGGACTACAAGAAGCCGCTGCCCCCATGCAGGGCGGTGTGCGAGAGCGCCAGGGCTGGCTGTGCCCCGCTCATGAGACAGTATGGCTTTGCCTGGCCGGACAGGATGCGCTGTGACCGGCTCCCTGAGAGGCAGACCCCGGAGACTCTGTGTATGGACTATAATAGGACCACCATGACCACTGTTGCTCCCAGCCTCCCAGAACCCCCCAAACACCCCTCTAAGGCAGCCACCAACACACACAAGGCAAAGTCACGTGTAGATACGGCGCGGAACAAACCCAGAGCCCCTAGTGGGTGTGAGGCTGGGTGCCAGTGCAGGGCCCCCATGGTGCAAGTGACTAACGAGAGGCACCCACTTTATAACAGGGTGAAAACTGGACAGATTCCCAACTGTGCCATGCCCTGCCACAACCCCTACTTCAGCCAGGAGGAGAGAACATTTACTACATTCTGGGTCGGACTTTGGTCAGTGCTTTGTTTTGCCTCCACATTTGCCACAGTGTCCACCTTCCTCATAGACATGGAGCGCTTCAAGTATCCAGAGAGGCCCATCATCTTCCTCTCTGCTTGCTACCTCTTTGTTTCTGCTGGCTACCTGGTGAGACTCATAGCTGGCCACGAGAAGGTGGCTTGTAGTAGAGAGCATGACCTGGAGCACATCCATTATGAGACTACAGGGCCAGCACTATGCACTTTGGTCTTCCTACTAATCTACTTTTTTGGCATGGCCAGCTCCATCTGGTGGGTCATCCTGTCTCTCACCTGGTTCCTTGCAGCTGGCATGAAATGGGGCAACGAGGCAATTGCTGGTTACTCACAGTACTTCCACCTGGCTGCATGGTTGGTGCCAAGTATCAAGTCAATAGCTGTGCTGGCTCTGAGTTCTGTGGATGGTGACCCAGTGGCTGGCATATGTTATGTGGGCAACCAGAATCTGGATAATTTGAGGGGCTTTGTTTTGGCTCCTTTGGTCATCTACCTCTTCATTGGCAGCATGTTCCTTCTTGCTGGCTTTGTATCGCTTTTCAGGATCAGAAGTGTCATCAAGCAAGGGGGCACCAAGACTGACAAACTGGAAAAGTTAATGATCCGCATTGGGATATTCAGTGTGCTGTATACTGTGCCAGCTACCATTGTGGTGGCATGTTTCTTCTATGAACAACACAACAGACAGGGATGGGAGGCAGCACATAACTGTAACTCTTGCATGCCAGAAGCTGCTCAGCCCCACAGACCGGACTATGCAGTCTTTATGCTTAAGTACTTTATGTGCCTGGTCGTTGGCATCACTTCTGGGGTATGGATATGGTCTAGCAAGACATTGGAGTCCTGGAGAGCTTTCTGCACCCGTTGCTGTTGGGGCAGCAAAGCCACAGGGGGTTCCATGTATAGTGACGTTAGCACAGGCTTAACTTGGAGATCTGGCACTGCCAGCTCAGTGTCTTACCCCAAACAGATGCCCTTATCTCAGGTCTAG